TTGGACATGGCCACTTGCGTCGCTTCTTCGTTGGTCAGTGGCGGAAGTGCCTCTTGCGCGGCGATGGCGTCTTCGGCGGTCAGGGCCTCGGATGAATGAATATTCATGACATCACCTCTTCGCTAAAGGAAAATTCGCACAATTCCATAAATTCGAAATCGCCAGTGGCACGTGTCCAAATTTGTTCGATACGGCTCGCCCGCGTGATCACCGCAGTCCGGTCTTCTTCAACCAGCTCACCGAAGGCTGCCATGATTTCAGGCCCCTGAACTTGCACCGTGTCGCCCGGATGAACGACAGCGCCGTTGTTGAATTTGACGTGCGCGGAAAGTTCTTCGAACCGGTGGCTGATCGTCACCGTGCAAGGTGCCGTTTCGCGTGTTCTGAAAAGTAGTCCCATCTGTGTGTTCCCTTTCACATATGCTGCGGCAGGATGGCTAATCCGTCGCAAGTGGTGGTTTCGTTCACTTCAGTAAATTCGCAAATGCCGCGACATTGTCGGTGCCGTAACCGATAAGATCGATGACCATTCCCGTGGACGGATCGACGATCCCAACATGCCCGTTAGTGCGGCGGACAACTTGGATCGGCGCATCTATTGCCACGGCTTGCAGCGCGCGTTCGCGTTCAATCACGCGGCCCATCACGCCCAAGAACCCGGCCCTGTCATCCGATGACGCTGCAATCACTGCTCCGGTATCGTCGCGCACCGTATATTTTCCAGTCCGGTCGCCGACCAAGGTGACAGTGCGTTCCTGCACAACAGGCGCTTCAATCAGCACGCCCGTGTCCGGCACGTCAGCCCATTGGGCGTAACCGACCAGCGCACAGCTTCCGACCATCAGAGCAAACATCGCTTGAACAAGAATGCGCGGCACCATTTCCTTTTCGGGACGCCGGTTGGGGTGGTCTAGACTGGTCATGGCTTTACTCCGCTGCAACGGCTGCGCCGCTGTTTGGTTCGACACGCGTGATCTGCGGCTGGCTGATCCGTGTTTCGGCAGCTTCTGCAAATATCTCGGCCACTTTGGCTGCATGCGGGATACAGCGTAGTGCCGGTTGCGTGCGGTTGATGTGCCATGGCCGGACATGCGGCCAGGTCATTAGGTACGACAGCCGTGTTTCACCGATCAGCTCAAAGGCAAGCGTGCCCGTGCCCGCGGCTTTTGTGTCAAGCTTGGCCGTCCCGATCCATGTATAGGGCAAGTTCAACGTCATGGTCAGCGCAGCGCCGATCCGCATGCCAACCCGCTTGTTGGTGAGTGTATATACGGTGGATTTCGCCTGCATATAGGCAATGCCGTAGATGATCGCGCAGGCAATCCCGCCGATAATCACAAAGGGGATGCCGTGTGCCATCGATTGGGTCAGTGAAACTTGGGTGGATGACACCCCGATACGCCACACAGCCAGCAAAACGAAATACCCCATGACCCATCGGATACCCCATGCTTCGCGGGCCAATGCACGCGGATTGGGGGCACCTTGCCACAAGATATGTTCATCTTCGGGCAATTCTTCGGGCAGACCCCTTACGGGTTCGAACTGAAAGTCGTCATGGGTCATCACAGCATCCCTCTGTGGATTAGATCACAAGGGGACCAGCGGCGAACTGGACCCCAAATACTTTATTGTTTTGGGTTGGCGTACATCGCGCCACCACCGAACCAAGCCATCACCTTTTCTTCTTCAAGCAATGTGATCTGCTCAGCGGATTTCGCTTGCGGAATTCCGGCCCAATTGTGGGCATGCAGTGATTGGACCATCACGTGATCCGGCTTGATCCGCGCCATGTTCATCGGGATCAACCTGTGCTGACCGGACCCTTCCGGGTTCAAGTCAACAGTCAGGTAACGCACCATCTGTTCAGGCACATCGATCCACATATCCACGATGCGGCCAATCACTTCGCCATCACCACCCATCACAGGCAAACACCGCGGATCGCGACCAGCGGACACCTTGAAATCTGCCAATGACGTCATCGGCTTGATCTTGACGTGACCGTGGGCGTCCAGTTCTGGGTGATCACTGCGGGCAGCCCAGCTTGCTGGACCAACACCGTCAACCATCGGATCACCTGTTGGGACCATTGGGGAACCCGCAGACACCGACGACTGGGCCAATGGCAAATCAGCACGCTCTGGGTTTTGCCCAGACGGCACCGTCAATTCACCGCGACCATCACGCAATGCAAACGTCTTATCGGCAGGTGTTGGAAAAATTCCCGGGCCGGACGACGGCGTTCCGTCATCATCAATCAACGGATACCCTTCGCGCATATTCTCGGTTTGCAGATAATAAACGAGGCCCGCGAAGAAGATCCAGAAACCCCAAATTGCAAGGCTCGCCAGATCAAAATTACCAAGGAATGTCGTACCAACCATGATGTTGTCCTTTCGGTGGTCAGGTCGGGAACTCAGCAAGACCGGATCTAGTCTGAGCCCCATGTGTAATCGCCTTGACCCGCACAAGCGGTCCCAGAACAATCAACGTGATGAAAAGAAGGCCAATTTCGGTGTGATAGACGACCGAATAGCCGGTGGCTGGCGTGGCGAGCGCCTCTGACAACATGCCGGTTCCAGCGGCATGGTTCACGAGGTCACGCAATGTGCCCCCGATAAATATCGACAACCCGGCGCCCGTGGCCTGCGCGGCCCCCCAAGCACCCAGCGCAAGACCTCGTCCGGCTGTTCCAGTGGTTTTCATAGTCATCGCGGCCGTCAGCGTGGCGACGCCAAACAACCCGCTTCCAAATCCGATCAATGCGGATCCAACGTAGAACAATACTGACGACCCAAGCGGTGCCGCAAAGATCACGGCAGCAAAGGCGGCAATGCCAACCAATATGCCGCGCCCACATATCCGGTAGGGGTCCATTGCACGGGCCAACCACTTTGCGGCCGTCCCGAACCCTAACAAAGCGCCACCTGCCCAAGTGGCCGTTAGCAATGTCGTGGCCGATACAGAAAGGCCAAGAATTTCGCCGCCATAAGGTTCAAGCAGCACGTCCTGCATGTTGAAGGCCATTGTCCCGATAAACACGACCGCCAACAGACGGCCCGCGTCACCACCGCTTGCGAAGTCGGACCAAGCCGCTTTGAACGTTGGCCCTTCGGCGGCGCGTTCAGCCTTCGTCATCGGGGCTACGTTTTCCTGTTTCCACAACGCAATGAGGTTCAGCAGCAAAGTCACAACAGCGGTCCCCTGCACCACTTGCACAAGGCGTAAAGCACTATAATCACGTAACAATGCCCCAATAATAATCGCCGCGAAGGCCATCCCGATCAGATGCATCACGTATAACAGGGCCACGACCTTTGGACGGGTGTCCTCGGTGGCGCGATCCGCGGCAAGTGCGAGCCCCGCAGTTTGCGTCATGTGCATCCCGATGCCCGTCAGCAGGAATGCAAGTGCGGCACCAACATAGCCCGCCCACGAAATATCAATCGCCCGGTCACCTGACAAAACCAGCAAAGCCATCGGCATAATCGCCAAACCACCGAACTGCCACATCGTCCCAAACCACAGGTATGGAATGCGTTTCCAACCAATCGCAGACCGATAATTGTCGGATTTAAACCCAACCAAGGCACGGAACGGGGCCACCAAAACCGGAATAGCAATCATCGCGGCAACCAGCATCGCGCCGATGCCGAGCTCAACAATCATGACACGATTCAACGTGCCTAAAAGCATCACAGCGGCCATCCCCACGGACACCTGAAACAATGACAGACGTAGCAACTGGCCAAGCGGCAAATCTTCAGACACCGCGTCGCCAAACGGCAAAAGGCGGGTCGACAAGGATTGCAGGGATTTGGCCTTAAAGATCACGCAGCACCTCCCTCGAAAACCAATGCGGTCGAGATGTAGAAGCTTGATTTGATACGTTCGATTTCAGTGACACGGCCTTGCGTGTTCTGCTGGCGTAGCGCCTTTTCAACAGCACGACCATTTTGCGGCACCATTTGTGGGGACCGATCAGCACGCGGAAACAACTTTCCAGCCCCGAACATCGCCATCAACAACGGGGTGCGCGGCGGCAACGTGAAGACGAATTTACCCGATACACGGGGGCCAATTGCGGCCAGCTGGCGGGCGACATCTGGGCTGGTGTAGTAGATCATCGAATCCATCGCGATCCCATGATCGAAATGACCCAACCCGGCATCAAACATATCGCCGGACCGCCAATCAATCGTACCCTTTAACGTGCGTGAGGCACGATCTTGGCCGATTTTCACAAGCGCGGGTGAAATATCAATCGCAACAACATCGGCACCACGGTTCGCCAATTCGACGGCTGCTGCGCCCGTCCCGCATCCGGCGTCCAACACACGGCACCCCGACAGGTCCTGCGGCAACTGATCCAACATCAATCGACGCATACGATCACGGCCCGCACGCACCGTCGCACGAATGCCAGACACCGGTGCATCCGACGTCAACCGTTCCCAAACCTTGGTCGCAGAGCGGTCGAAGTAATCTTCAACGCGGTCACGTGTGGCGGTGTAATCCATCAATCAAAACCCAACAGTTCAAAAATCTCGCGATCCGGCAATGGAGCCGGTGCCAAAGGTTCCGTGCCATTCCAAAGCGTCTCTGCCAGCCGGATGTATTCCTTGCGGACCAGCACAATTTCCTCGTCGTCCGGCATCTCGAACAACGTTTTCTTTTTCAGGCGGCTGCGCCGGATCGCATCAAGGTCCGGCATATGGGCAATGCGGTTAAACCCGACGGTTTTGCAGTAGCGGTCGACCTCGTCCGTTTCGCGGCTACGGTTCGCAACACAGCCCGCCAACCGGACTTTGTAATTTGCCGATTTCGCCTGCACCGCAGCAATAATCCGGTTCATGGCGTAGATGCTGTCAAAGTCGTTGGCTGTAACGATCAGCGCGCGATCGGCATGCTGCAAAGGGGCGGCAAAGCCACCACAAACAACGTCACCCAAAACGTCGAAAATCACGACATCCGTCTCTTCGAGCATGTGATGCTGTTTCAGCAATTTGACCGTCTGGCCAACGACATAGCCACCACAGCCAGTGCCCGCAGGCGGGCCACCTGCTTCAACGCATTTCACACCATTAAACCCGTCAAAGACGAAATCCTCGGGGCGCAATTCTTCTGAATGGAAATCAACGTCCTTCAGGATATCAATGACCGTCGGCACCAGCGTGCCGGTCAGGGTGAACGTACTGTCATGCTTGGGATCACACCCAATCTGCAATACTCGCTTGCCTAGCATTGAAAAGGCCGCTGACAGGTTCGACGACGTGGTCGATTTCCCGATCCCGCCTTTCCCATAAACCGAAAACACCTTCGCGCCCTCGATCTTCGCATTTTCATCTTGATGGACCTGAACAGACCCTTCGCCATCCAATCCGCGTATGTTGGGTACTTCGTCACGTGGGCTCATGCAGAGCCTCCTTCCGTTTTCATCTGTCCAAAACAACGCACCATGCGGGATGGTGGGAGGGGCGATGCTTTGCAAAAGCGAGCGTCTCTCATCATTCTGCTGCAACTCCTTCGATGTGATCTTCAATCTCGTCCGCCGCATTCTGCAGGGCGGCCAAAGTCGCGTCGTCAGGGGCCCAATAGGCGCGGTCCGATGCTTCCAGCAATCTGTTCGCCATGCGCATTGACGCCTGCGGGTTCATCTCTGCCAAGCGCGCGCGCATGCCTTCGTCCAACACAAATGTCTCGGACAACCGTTGATACACCCATGGCTCGACCTCGCCGGTTGTGGCCGACCAGCCAACGGTGTTCGTGATATGCGCCTCGATCTGGCGCACGCCCTCATGGCCGTGCTTCAACAAACCTTCGTAGAATTTCGGATTCAACGAACGTGCACGCGTTTCAAGCGACACCTGATCTTGCAAGGTGCGCACCTTTGCGGCCCCACGCGTTTGATCCCCGATATAGACCGCTGGCGCATCGCCACCCTTGGCGCGCTTCACAGCGCGGGCAATGCCACCCAGCGTGTCGAAATAATGATCGACCGACGTCACGCCCAACTCGACACTTTCCAAATTCTGATAAGCGAGATCGACGTCTTTCAGGGCTTTCTGCAACAATGCTGGGTTCTGTGACGCCTTGCCATCAACACCGTATGCAAATGATTTCCGCGCCTCATAGGCATCTGCCAGTTCATCCTCATCACCAAAGGCAGAACTATCGATCAACTGATTCACATTGGACCCATAAGCACCTTCCGCGTTGGAAAAGACCCGCAGCGCTGCGTCCTCTAACGTGCAACCCATCTCTTCGGCATAGGCAAGCGCATGGGCGCGGATGAAGTTCATCTCAACCGGTTCATCTGCCTGCGCTGCTTTCAACGCAGCTTCGGCCAGCATCCGTGTTTGCAGCGGCAGGAGATCACGGAAAATCCCAGACAACGTCATCACAACGTCGATGCGTGGCCGCCCAAGCTTGGCCAATGGAATCAAATCAGCGCCGGACAATCGCCCAAAATTGTCGAACCGGGGAATCGCTCCCATCAACGCCAAGGCTTGCGCGATTGGGACCCCGTCAGATTTGATGTTGTCCGATCCCCACAACACCATCGCGACAGTGCGCGGCATGCAGTCAGGGGTGGCGAGCAACAAGTCCGCCTGTTTATGGCCGTCAGTCATCGCAAAGGTGGTTGGCATGCGGAACGGATCAAACGCGTGAATGTTGCGGCCCGTCGGGACAATCTCGGGCGACCGGATCAGATCACCACCCGCAACTGGCGGAATGAAGTGTGCGGACAAGGCCCGCATCAACGCTGGCAGTTCATGATCCTCGCGCAATAGATCAACTGGCGCGTCCGGCCCCATTAACGTTGCCATATCGTGCAATGCTGCCGCCGACATCGGCTGACCAACAACATGTAACCCGTCAGGGATCAGCGACCCTTCTGTTTCCAGAACTTTCAGCCAAAGCCCATCCAGATCACGCGCATTCAGGTCCACCGCGTTGGCTTGATCCCGAATAAGCTTTTCCAATTCATTCTTCGCCGCATCGTTCGGCGACATCCCGCGCCAGCGCGTCAGGCTGTCTTTCAGATCTACGAACCCCTTATACAGACCCGCCTGCGCCAAAGGCGGCGTCAAATGGCTGACCGTAATCGCGTTCGCACGCCGTTTTGCCAGTGATGCTTCGGACGGATTGTTGGCCGCGTAAAGGTAGATGTTGGGCATCTCACCAATCAACCGATCCGGCCAATCCTGTGCCCCAAGGCCCGCCTGTTTGCCCGGCATAAATTCAAGCGCGCCGTGCATACCGAAATGCAGCAAGGCATCCGCTGCGAACGTATCGCGCAGCCACTGATAGAATTGTACAAACGCATGTGTTGGCGCAAATCCGCGTTCAAACAACAGACGCATCGGATCGCCTTCGTATCCAAATGCGGGCTGCACGCCGATAAAGACGTTGCCAAGCTGCGCCCCTAGTATGAATACGCCACGCCCGTCGGATTGATGTTTTCCGGGGACAGGACCCCAAGCCGCTTCGACTTCGCTCAAATGCGTCGTGTTCGCGACCATCGTATCGGCATCAACATAGGCCCCGACATTAGCGTCCTGCCCGTATTGTGCGGCATTACCCTGCAAGATAAGCGCCCGTAATGCGTCCACATCACGTGGCACATCAAGCGTATAACCCTCCCGCTTCATCCGCGTCAGTGTATTGAAGAGGCTCTCGAAAACACTGAGGTAGGCAGCCGTGCCAACAGCACCAGCATTTGGCGGGAAGCCGAACAGAACAACACCAACTTTCTTGTCCGCGTTCGCCTTACGCCGCAACAATGCCAGCCGTTTTGTCTTTTCGACAAGCGTTGTGATCCGTTCAAAACACGGCGCCATCGCCTTGTGGGTAGAAGTCGCCTGACACATTTGCGCACAGCCCTGACAGCCACCGCTTTCATGCCGCCCTGCAAAAACGGTCGGGTTCGTCGCACCATCGATTTCAGGCAAAGCAACTAACATGGTCGTTTCAATCGGACCAAGCCCCTGCGGACTATCAGCCCATTGACCCAGTGTCTGAAATTCGAGTGGTTGCGCCGCGACATAGGGCACGTCCAGCGATTTTAGCAGGGCAACAGCTGCATCACTGTCGTTATATGCAGGCCCACCGACCAGCGAAAATCCAGTCAGCGACACCATCGCATCGACACGACCTTGGAAGTAAGTTTCAATCGCGGGCGTCCCGTCCAGGCCGCCAGCAAAAGCGGGGATCACTTGGATATTTTGGGTCGCAAAACCGCGGATAACAGCGTCATAGTGCGCCTTGTCCGACGACAGAATATAGGACCGCAGCATCAACAACCCGACGGTCGCAATTGGATCGTTGATCTGTGGAAGTTCGTCAAAATCAGTGACGATATGCGGTTCGGCCAGATCAGGGTGATAAAGACCGACCTCGGGATATTCGATTGGCGGGTTTGCCTTCACTGGTGCCCAAGATTGCCCAACTGCGTAGCGCGATACCAACATCCGGATCATCTGTTCGATATTCGCGTCAGATCCGCCCAACCAATATTGCATCGACAAGAACCAGTTCCGCAGATCTTGGCTCTTGCCCGGGATCAGCCGCAAAATTTTGGGCAGGCGGCGCAGCGTTTTCATCTGCGACTTGCCAGATTTTGCCTCTTTCGATTGGGACGGCCGGAGCTTTTTCAGCAATGCCATCGCGCCGCTGGCGGGCTTGGACATGTCCAGATCGCCCATCTTCGTCAGTTTCACGATGTCACTGTCGGCAATCACATTGATCATCGCATCACACGCATCGCGCCGCGCCAAAAGGTCGGGCAAAATGGCCGTCGTATGATCCTCAAGAAACAACAGGTTCGCGACGATAATGTTAGCCTGTGCAATCGACTGTTTCGCATCAGCCAAAGCGGCGGGGTTTTCACCCCATTCGGCAGCCGCATGCACTGCAATCTCTAGCCCCGGAAAATCGGCAACCAGCCGGTCGCGAACCCGCGTTGCAGGACCTGCTGTGTGACTATCCAGCGTGACAATCACAAAGCGGTACGGATCAGGGGGACCACTATCGCGCATAATGAGCCTTCGCTTCGTACAGCGTATCCAATGAAATTTCAGCCAACCCCCGTTGCGCCGCGAACGCTTCGGTATTGCGCCGCGCTTTACCGCGCACAAAAAACGGAATCTTTTTCAATTCGCGTTCAGCGTCGGACAGCCAAACCACGTTATCAGCTGCGGGCGCTTGCACGTCTCGGGGTGGGATCTCTACAGTGGCTTCTTGCGCGGGCAACGGGCTATGTCCGCCGTGGTGGGATGGACCGGCTGCGTCGTGGAATTCAAAATCATCGCGGAACATTGTCAGCAGATGTTCTTCCAGCCCCATCACAAGCGGGTGGATGAGCGTGTCGAAGATAACATTCGCACCCTCAAATCCGACCTGCGGCGAATATCGCGCAGGGAAATCCTGAACATGGACGGGGGCGGAAATAACGGCGCAAGGAATACCAAGCCGTTTGCCGATATGCCGTTCCATTTGCGTGCCAAGGATCATTTCGGGGGCCGCATCTTGGATCGCATCCTCAACCGCGAGATAGTCGTCCGTGATCAACGCGGTCAGACCATATTCTTTGGCTAATGCTTTTATCGGCCGCGCCATTTCGCGGTTGTAGCAACCAATGCCCACGACCTCGAAACCCATTTCATCCCGCGCGATGCGTGCATGCGCCGCAACATGCGTGCCATCACCAAAAATGAACACGCGTTTGCCGGTTAGGTATGTCGAATCGACTGATTTAGACCACCATGGCATGCGCAACCGGCTTTCATCGGCGCGGCACGGCAGTCCCGTGATTGCGGCGACCTCTGCGATGAAATCGCGCGTGGCTCCGACGCCAATCGGGACAGTTTTGGTGTAGGGCTGATCGTGATTTTTCTCGAGCCAGCGGCAGGCAGACTCGCCCGTCTCTGGTGTCAGAAGGACGTTGAAATGGGCGGCAGGCAAAGCAGCTATATCTGTGGGCGTTGCGCCGTATGGGGCCACGACATTCACGGAAACGCCGATGTCTTCCAAAAGGCCGGTGATTTCTTCAATGTCATCGCGAGCCCGAAACCCAAGCGCGGTTGGCCCTAGAATATTGCAGGTCACGTGCTTTGTTCGTTCAGCCGGACGCGTCAAGTTTTTGACGATCTGGTAGAATGTTTCATCCGCACCGAAGTTTTCTTTGCGGGAATAGCTGGGCAATTCCAAAGGGATGACAGGGATCGTAAGACCCATAGTTTCAGCCAATCCCGCAGGATCGTCTTGAATCAATTCTGCTGTACAAGACGCCCCCACGATGATCGCTTCGGGCTTGAACCGATCGACCGCATCTTGGGCCGCCGCTTTGAAAAGCGACGCTGTGTCAGACCCCAAATCACGCGCTTGGAAGGTCGTATAGGTCACGGGCGGGCGATGATTGCGCCGCTCGATCATGGTGAACAACAAGTCGGCGTAGGTATCGCCCTGCGGTGCATGCAGAACGTAGTGCAGCCCCTTCATACAGGTCGCAACGCGCATCGCGCCGACATGCGTGGGGCCCTCATATGTCCAAACCGTCAACTTCATTCCGCAGCCTCTAGGTTCAGCACGGATTTGCGGCGCAGCGGGCGCGAAAACAGGCCCGCCAAATCACCCGCTTGTTCGTAGAAATGGACAGGCGTGAAGACCAATTCGATCGCCCATTTTGTGGACAATCCTTCCGCCTCTAGCGGATTCGCAAGGCCGAGCCCGCAGACCGTCAGATCAGGGCGCGCAGCACGTGCCCGCGCCAGCTGTTTGTCGACGTCCTGCCCTTCGGAAATTTGTGGTCCTGCAGGTAACAGGTCCAAATCGGGACCGTGCAGAGCGTCGTGAATATAGGGCGAACCGACTTCAATCGCGGTCATCCCGCATTCACGGGTCAAGAACCGCGCCAATGGAATTTCCAGCTGACTGTCCGGAAAGAAGAATACGGACTTGCCGTTCAAGACGTCCGCAGCTTGGCTAATTGCCTTGCGCGCCCGCGCACGTGGCGCTGCAGTGACCTGTTCAAACAGGTCTTCAGATACCCCAAATTCAATAGCAATTGCACGCAGCCAAGCAGTTGTGCCTTCATCCCCGAACGGGAAAGGTGCCGCGATATGCCGTGCCCCGTGCCGTTCCAATGCTGCGTGAGTATCGCCCAGAAACGGCTGGATCAGGGCAAACACAGTGTTTTCCCCAATTGCTGTCGTGTCATCGATACGCCGCGCAGGAAGCAGGCGCACGTTGTCGATCCCAAGTTTGCTGAGCAGATCAATCATTTGATCTTCGACAACATCAGGCAAAGCACCCACAACAAGAAGCTCACGCTCGGTTGTGTCTTTTAGAACCGGCACCATCGCGGCAAGACAGGCATCTTCGCCCTGCGTGAATGTGGTCTCGATTCCCGAACCAGAGTAATTCAACACACGCACATGCGGCGCGTGAACTTGGGTCAGACGTTCGGCTGCGCGAGCCAGATCAATCTTGATGACCTCAGATGGGCAGGAGCCGACAAGGAACAATTGTCGAATATCGGGGCGACGCGCCAATAGACGGGCAACTTCGCGATCAATCTCTGTATGCGCGTCGGCCATACCAGCCAAATCGGTCTCTTCGAGAATCGCTGTCCCGAATCGTGGTTCCGCAAAGATCATTACGCCCGCTGCCGATTGCAGAAGATGCGCACAGGTCCGCGACCCAACAACTAAAAAGAAGGCGTCCTGCATTTTCCGGTGCAGCCAGATGATTCCCGTCAAACCGCAGAACACTTCACGTTGCCCGCGTTCCTTCAGAACTGGGGCGGTACGGCATCCACCGTTGGATGGAGTTAGCGGCAGGTTCATGCGACCACCTCTGCGGACAAACGCGCCAAGCGCAGTTTCCAGACGAATTGGGCGGCATTCACGACGTAGGTGGCGTAGGCGGCGAGCGCGATCCACATCAAGGTCATTGGGGCAAAAGCGCCAGAGATCAGCGCAAAGACGTAAAGCAAATGCAGGGCGATAACGGCAAAGCTAAATACGTCTTCCCAAAAGAATGCGGGTGCGAAAAGGTACTGATCGAAAACGACTTTTTCCCAAATCGCGCCAGTCACCATGATCAAAAGAAGGATGCCGGTTTTCAGAATGATTGATGCCGTTGCGGCCTCGTACCCCGTTCCAGTCCCGAGATAGCGCAACACCAAGCCAAACGAGACGAGAAAGACTAGAAACTGAAGCGGCGCTAAAACGCCCTGCACGAGCGTCCAACGTGTCGCGTCGCGACGTGCTTTTTGGTCCGGTGTATACAGGGGCGTCACAGATTTCTTCGCGCCCCGAAAGACCGCTGACTGTCCGCTATTCTGACCGATGCTTTGGACGCTCATGTAAACTTTTCCTGACGCTTGCATGTGTCATGCTAGGTCCCAAAGTCGCAAAGTGTCAACTTTAAGTTACACATCGTGATGGAAATATTAGCGCTTACAATATGAGCATCCTATCAAATTTCGCCCTATATATTAGAAAGATAGAGCAATTTCTGCAAATCCGAGTTAGAAAAAGTGTCAATTATCTTTGACAATTCGTCAACTTGCGCAGACACTGCATGTCACTTCTTGCAATCCCACTGAATGATCCTTTCCGAAACGGCACAAAGGTGCGCAGATGACTCAATCATCAACAACAAAAGCGCCTCGGGGTTTGCGGATTGGCGCGTCTGAAACGAAAGCACAGCTTGCAAACGCAAACCCCGCTTTGAACGCAGACATCCTTTTGTCGCTTTACGATGCTGCGCTGTCGTCCGGCCGTGAAGACTGCAAGTTGACCATTACGCAAG
The Rhodobacteraceae bacterium S2214 genome window above contains:
- a CDS encoding PucC family protein, translating into MIFKAKSLQSLSTRLLPFGDAVSEDLPLGQLLRLSLFQVSVGMAAVMLLGTLNRVMIVELGIGAMLVAAMIAIPVLVAPFRALVGFKSDNYRSAIGWKRIPYLWFGTMWQFGGLAIMPMALLVLSGDRAIDISWAGYVGAALAFLLTGIGMHMTQTAGLALAADRATEDTRPKVVALLYVMHLIGMAFAAIIIGALLRDYSALRLVQVVQGTAVVTLLLNLIALWKQENVAPMTKAERAAEGPTFKAAWSDFASGGDAGRLLAVVFIGTMAFNMQDVLLEPYGGEILGLSVSATTLLTATWAGGALLGFGTAAKWLARAMDPYRICGRGILVGIAAFAAVIFAAPLGSSVLFYVGSALIGFGSGLFGVATLTAAMTMKTTGTAGRGLALGAWGAAQATGAGLSIFIGGTLRDLVNHAAGTGMLSEALATPATGYSVVYHTEIGLLFITLIVLGPLVRVKAITHGAQTRSGLAEFPT
- a CDS encoding magnesium chelatase subunit H → MRDSGPPDPYRFVIVTLDSHTAGPATRVRDRLVADFPGLEIAVHAAAEWGENPAALADAKQSIAQANIIVANLLFLEDHTTAILPDLLARRDACDAMINVIADSDIVKLTKMGDLDMSKPASGAMALLKKLRPSQSKEAKSGKSQMKTLRRLPKILRLIPGKSQDLRNWFLSMQYWLGGSDANIEQMIRMLVSRYAVGQSWAPVKANPPIEYPEVGLYHPDLAEPHIVTDFDELPQINDPIATVGLLMLRSYILSSDKAHYDAVIRGFATQNIQVIPAFAGGLDGTPAIETYFQGRVDAMVSLTGFSLVGGPAYNDSDAAVALLKSLDVPYVAAQPLEFQTLGQWADSPQGLGPIETTMLVALPEIDGATNPTVFAGRHESGGCQGCAQMCQATSTHKAMAPCFERITTLVEKTKRLALLRRKANADKKVGVVLFGFPPNAGAVGTAAYLSVFESLFNTLTRMKREGYTLDVPRDVDALRALILQGNAAQYGQDANVGAYVDADTMVANTTHLSEVEAAWGPVPGKHQSDGRGVFILGAQLGNVFIGVQPAFGYEGDPMRLLFERGFAPTHAFVQFYQWLRDTFAADALLHFGMHGALEFMPGKQAGLGAQDWPDRLIGEMPNIYLYAANNPSEASLAKRRANAITVSHLTPPLAQAGLYKGFVDLKDSLTRWRGMSPNDAAKNELEKLIRDQANAVDLNARDLDGLWLKVLETEGSLIPDGLHVVGQPMSAAALHDMATLMGPDAPVDLLREDHELPALMRALSAHFIPPVAGGDLIRSPEIVPTGRNIHAFDPFRMPTTFAMTDGHKQADLLLATPDCMPRTVAMVLWGSDNIKSDGVPIAQALALMGAIPRFDNFGRLSGADLIPLAKLGRPRIDVVMTLSGIFRDLLPLQTRMLAEAALKAAQADEPVEMNFIRAHALAYAEEMGCTLEDAALRVFSNAEGAYGSNVNQLIDSSAFGDEDELADAYEARKSFAYGVDGKASQNPALLQKALKDVDLAYQNLESVELGVTSVDHYFDTLGGIARAVKRAKGGDAPAVYIGDQTRGAAKVRTLQDQVSLETRARSLNPKFYEGLLKHGHEGVRQIEAHITNTVGWSATTGEVEPWVYQRLSETFVLDEGMRARLAEMNPQASMRMANRLLEASDRAYWAPDDATLAALQNAADEIEDHIEGVAAE
- the puhA gene encoding photosynthetic reaction center subunit H yields the protein MVGTTFLGNFDLASLAIWGFWIFFAGLVYYLQTENMREGYPLIDDDGTPSSGPGIFPTPADKTFALRDGRGELTVPSGQNPERADLPLAQSSVSAGSPMVPTGDPMVDGVGPASWAARSDHPELDAHGHVKIKPMTSLADFKVSAGRDPRCLPVMGGDGEVIGRIVDMWIDVPEQMVRYLTVDLNPEGSGQHRLIPMNMARIKPDHVMVQSLHAHNWAGIPQAKSAEQITLLEEEKVMAWFGGGAMYANPKQ
- the bchM gene encoding magnesium protoporphyrin IX methyltransferase, whose protein sequence is MDYTATRDRVEDYFDRSATKVWERLTSDAPVSGIRATVRAGRDRMRRLMLDQLPQDLSGCRVLDAGCGTGAAAVELANRGADVVAIDISPALVKIGQDRASRTLKGTIDWRSGDMFDAGLGHFDHGIAMDSMIYYTSPDVARQLAAIGPRVSGKFVFTLPPRTPLLMAMFGAGKLFPRADRSPQMVPQNGRAVEKALRQQNTQGRVTEIERIKSSFYISTALVFEGGAA
- a CDS encoding photosynthetic complex assembly protein, whose translation is MTSLDHPNRRPEKEMVPRILVQAMFALMVGSCALVGYAQWADVPDTGVLIEAPVVQERTVTLVGDRTGKYTVRDDTGAVIAASSDDRAGFLGVMGRVIERERALQAVAIDAPIQVVRRTNGHVGIVDPSTGMVIDLIGYGTDNVAAFANLLK
- a CDS encoding PH domain-containing protein; the protein is MTHDDFQFEPVRGLPEELPEDEHILWQGAPNPRALAREAWGIRWVMGYFVLLAVWRIGVSSTQVSLTQSMAHGIPFVIIGGIACAIIYGIAYMQAKSTVYTLTNKRVGMRIGAALTMTLNLPYTWIGTAKLDTKAAGTGTLAFELIGETRLSYLMTWPHVRPWHINRTQPALRCIPHAAKVAEIFAEAAETRISQPQITRVEPNSGAAVAAE
- the bchL gene encoding ferredoxin:protochlorophyllide reductase (ATP-dependent) iron-sulfur ATP-binding protein, with the protein product MSPRDEVPNIRGLDGEGSVQVHQDENAKIEGAKVFSVYGKGGIGKSTTSSNLSAAFSMLGKRVLQIGCDPKHDSTFTLTGTLVPTVIDILKDVDFHSEELRPEDFVFDGFNGVKCVEAGGPPAGTGCGGYVVGQTVKLLKQHHMLEETDVVIFDVLGDVVCGGFAAPLQHADRALIVTANDFDSIYAMNRIIAAVQAKSANYKVRLAGCVANRSRETDEVDRYCKTVGFNRIAHMPDLDAIRRSRLKKKTLFEMPDDEEIVLVRKEYIRLAETLWNGTEPLAPAPLPDREIFELLGFD